From Aedes albopictus strain Foshan chromosome 1, AalbF5, whole genome shotgun sequence, one genomic window encodes:
- the LOC109398996 gene encoding mpv17-like protein codes for MWWRFIVEFTNEYKILRGMISYSALWPLGCILQQTFEGKRWKDYDWQRCLRYSLYGTFVSAPMLYSWMRVANIMWPRRDFRSSMTKAFTEQVAYDPFAIVFFFYGMSILERKKQSQAAEEVREKFWDTYKVGFVYWPVVQTINFSLVPQKNQIIAAGFFSLIWTTFLAFVKTHGGKEKHVGPPSTPAERRRWLRVASHE; via the exons ATGTGGTGGCGATTCATTGTGGAGTTCACCAATGAATACAAAATTCTCCGTGGGATGATCTCCTACTCGGCACTGTGGCCGCTGGGTTGCATCCTGCAGCAAACGTTCGAGGGCAAACGCTGGAAGGACTACGACTGGCAGCGCTGTTTAAG ATACAGCCTGTACGGCACGTTCGTCTCGGCCCCGATGCTGTACTCGTGGATGCGCGTGGCCAACATCATGTGGCCCCGGCGGGACTTCCGTTCGTCGATGACCAAAGCCTTCACCGAGCAGGTGGCGTACGATCCGTTCGCCATTGTGTTCTTCTTCTACGGGATGAGCATCCTGGAGCGAAAGAAGCAATCGCAGGCGGCCGAGGAGGTCCGGGAAAAGTTCTGGGACACCTACAAGGTGGGTTTCGTCTACTGGCCGGTGGTGCAGACGATCAACTTTTCGCTGGTGCCGCAGAAGAACCAGATCATTGCGGCCGGTTTCTTTAGTTTGATTTGGACCACGTTTCTGGCGTTTGTCAAAACTCACGGTGGTAAAGAGAAGCACGTGGGGCCTCCCTCGACGCCGGCCGAACGCAGGAGGTGGCTCAGGGTGGCGTCACACGAGTAA